The proteins below come from a single Pseudarthrobacter sp. SSS035 genomic window:
- a CDS encoding WhiB family transcriptional regulator, with product MDWRNRAACLDKDPELFFPVGNTGPALLQIEEAKSVCRRCPVVDTCLQWALESGQDAGVWGGMSEDERRALKRRAARARRAS from the coding sequence ATGGATTGGCGTAACCGCGCGGCGTGCCTCGACAAGGACCCGGAACTGTTTTTCCCCGTAGGAAACACAGGGCCTGCCCTCCTCCAGATTGAGGAAGCCAAAAGCGTTTGCCGCCGCTGCCCCGTCGTTGACACGTGCCTCCAGTGGGCTCTCGAGTCCGGCCAGGACGCCGGCGTCTGGGGCGGCATGAGCGAAGACGAACGCCGCGCCCTTAAGCGCCGCGCCGCACGCGCCCGCCGCGCCTCCTAG
- a CDS encoding acyltransferase produces MEASADVSASSETGNESRISHLAQVREGARLGENCIIGRGAYIGPGVHLGNNCKLQSYARVYGSTGLRVYGPAVLGECVFIGPAVVLTKDVFPRAINADGTLKTEDDWDKVGVTIKEGAAIGARAVCIAPVTIGAWATVAAGAVVTRDVPDFALVAGVPAKRIGWVGQAGLPLRGDNGWWVCPHTGSRYEEHDGGLREVAD; encoded by the coding sequence GTGGAAGCAAGCGCAGACGTTTCAGCCAGCTCCGAGACAGGAAACGAGTCCAGGATCTCGCACCTTGCACAGGTCCGCGAGGGCGCCAGGCTAGGGGAGAACTGCATCATCGGCCGCGGCGCCTACATCGGTCCCGGCGTACATCTGGGAAACAACTGCAAGCTGCAGAGCTATGCTCGGGTCTACGGGTCTACGGGTCTACGGGTCTACGGGCCTGCGGTGCTTGGGGAGTGTGTGTTCATTGGGCCGGCGGTGGTGCTGACGAAGGACGTGTTTCCACGGGCCATCAACGCCGACGGGACGCTCAAGACCGAGGACGACTGGGACAAGGTTGGCGTCACTATCAAAGAAGGGGCCGCGATCGGAGCCCGCGCCGTATGCATTGCGCCGGTGACCATCGGTGCCTGGGCCACGGTAGCCGCCGGCGCAGTGGTGACGCGCGATGTGCCCGACTTCGCTCTGGTGGCGGGTGTCCCAGCCAAACGCATTGGCTGGGTGGGTCAAGCGGGACTTCCGCTGCGTGGGGACAATGGATGGTGGGTGTGCCCGCACACCGGGAGCCGCTACGAGGAGCACGACGGCGGGCTCCGGGAAGTGGCGGATTAG
- the glf gene encoding UDP-galactopyranose mutase, with the protein MTADLVIVGSGFFGLTIAEQAATELGLKVVVLDRRHHIGGNAYSEKEEQTGIEVHRYGAHLFHTSNERVWEYVNRFTTFTNYVHKVYGVHKGEVYSLPINLATINQFFRANLTPAQAQALIQEQAGELAGTDPQNLNDKGIQLIGRPLYEAFIKHYTGKQWQTDPKDLPAGIISRLPVRYNYDNRYFNDKYEGLPTNGYTAWIEKMAEHPNIEVRLNTDFFDESHEYSKENVVGNIPVIYTGPVDRYFDFAEGDLSWRTIDFEEEVLDVADFQGTSVVNYNDADVDYTRIIEPRHFHPERDYQTEKTVIMREFSRAAEKGDEPYYPINTPTDRERLQKYRDLAAAEKNVLFGGRLGTYKYLDMHMAIGSALTMFDNQIRPHFEGGAMIESGGVDA; encoded by the coding sequence GTGACCGCTGACCTCGTCATCGTAGGGTCGGGCTTTTTCGGCCTGACAATCGCAGAACAGGCCGCCACTGAGCTCGGCTTGAAGGTGGTCGTCCTCGACCGCCGCCACCACATTGGTGGAAACGCGTACAGCGAAAAAGAAGAGCAGACGGGGATCGAAGTGCACCGTTATGGCGCACACCTGTTCCACACCTCGAACGAGCGCGTGTGGGAGTACGTGAACCGGTTTACCACGTTCACGAATTACGTCCACAAGGTCTACGGCGTACACAAGGGCGAGGTCTATTCCCTGCCCATCAACCTGGCCACGATCAACCAGTTCTTCCGCGCCAACCTGACGCCGGCCCAGGCCCAGGCCCTGATCCAGGAACAGGCTGGCGAGCTCGCTGGAACTGATCCGCAGAACCTGAACGACAAGGGCATCCAGCTCATCGGGCGGCCGCTCTACGAAGCTTTCATCAAGCACTACACCGGCAAGCAGTGGCAGACTGATCCCAAGGACCTGCCGGCCGGTATCATCTCTAGGCTCCCGGTGCGCTACAACTACGACAACCGGTACTTCAACGACAAGTACGAGGGCCTGCCCACCAACGGGTACACGGCCTGGATCGAAAAGATGGCGGAACACCCGAACATCGAAGTACGACTGAACACGGACTTCTTCGACGAGTCGCACGAGTACAGCAAGGAAAACGTCGTAGGCAACATCCCCGTGATCTACACAGGCCCTGTTGACCGGTACTTCGACTTCGCCGAGGGCGACCTTTCGTGGCGCACCATCGACTTCGAAGAAGAAGTTCTCGACGTTGCTGATTTCCAGGGAACTTCGGTGGTCAACTACAACGACGCCGATGTGGATTACACCCGCATTATCGAGCCGCGCCACTTCCACCCTGAACGCGACTACCAGACGGAAAAGACCGTTATCATGCGCGAATTCTCCAGGGCTGCGGAGAAGGGCGACGAGCCCTACTACCCGATCAACACGCCCACGGACAGGGAACGCCTGCAGAAGTACCGGGACCTGGCTGCAGCCGAAAAGAACGTTCTCTTCGGCGGACGGCTCGGCACGTACAAGTACCTCGACATGCACATGGCCATCGGCTCGGCCCTGACCATGTTCGACAACCAGATTCGTCCGCATTTCGAAGGCGGGGCCATGATCGAAAGCGGAGGCGTGGACGCATGA
- a CDS encoding ABC transporter permease, with protein sequence MSGELLAAPDNGGGLLDVIRRRGLLRLIVRKELKVRYRSSVLGLLWSYVRPAVQFVVFYFALGVFLGLNKQPNFVIYMFSGIILVNFFSEAFGQATRSVVANGALVKKIYLPRELFPVASVWVAIVHFLPQFLILLGACFFFGWTPSVAQLIGAVGAFVMVTILSLGLGLLFAAANVMFRDSENIVDLMLMMATWFSPVLYAWYLVRDTLGETFYFFYQLNPMTIAVEIFHAAFWSPTAAVRMAPEGARLPDNLLSIWLPVGLIISLLILALGQSVFRRLEGRFAQEL encoded by the coding sequence ATGAGCGGTGAGTTGCTTGCCGCCCCCGACAACGGCGGCGGGCTCCTTGACGTCATTCGCCGCAGGGGTTTGCTCCGCCTGATCGTCCGTAAAGAACTCAAGGTCAGATACCGGAGCTCCGTTCTGGGCCTGCTTTGGTCCTACGTCCGCCCCGCAGTGCAATTCGTGGTCTTCTATTTCGCGCTAGGTGTTTTTCTCGGGCTCAATAAACAGCCGAACTTCGTCATATACATGTTCTCGGGAATCATCTTAGTGAACTTCTTCTCTGAAGCATTCGGGCAGGCCACGCGTTCTGTAGTAGCCAACGGCGCCCTGGTGAAAAAAATCTACCTTCCTCGCGAGCTGTTTCCGGTTGCGTCAGTGTGGGTCGCCATCGTGCATTTTCTCCCACAATTCCTGATCTTGCTGGGCGCATGCTTCTTCTTCGGCTGGACGCCCAGCGTGGCGCAGCTGATCGGAGCCGTGGGGGCTTTTGTGATGGTGACCATTCTGTCGCTTGGCCTCGGCCTCCTGTTTGCTGCGGCAAACGTGATGTTCCGTGACTCTGAGAACATCGTTGATCTCATGCTGATGATGGCCACATGGTTTTCTCCGGTCCTCTACGCCTGGTACTTAGTGCGCGATACGCTCGGGGAAACGTTTTATTTCTTTTATCAGCTGAATCCGATGACTATTGCGGTGGAGATCTTCCATGCTGCTTTCTGGTCACCAACAGCCGCCGTGAGGATGGCACCGGAGGGTGCCCGTTTGCCGGATAATCTCCTGTCCATCTGGCTGCCCGTGGGCTTGATTATTTCCTTGTTAATACTGGCCTTGGGACAGTCTGTGTTCCGACGCCTCGAAGGCAGATTTGCACAGGAGCTGTGA
- a CDS encoding FtsK/SpoIIIE domain-containing protein, with translation MELTIEGPHGAAGAELQAALAANFGTGIVSVGSQNVAELRLGRPPLVNGATLVDGADLTARRFRPRTSEPPASLALAVHSGSGAGTVVPLRRGTYTIGRSNADILIPDADVSRAHAHLVVTETAITIVDLDSANGTDVDGERVRNAVISTGSTIRCGNSTMSLVFLERSGDGLADAGMDVHEPLVISRRDDPMNRAALLLTAVLPVVIGVGLAVVTGMWMFLAFTAVSAISILVPVIGGRRQRRELAAAVRAAVTQDQERRRRAAPPLSDLTIGDPTGRDRAGPRTNEGIWLRLGQAIQPANLRFEPRDPGRAVPSAGMLPLTLSPARPLTTIRGPRAAVDGLVRSLLMQIAGYPLGRNTRVVVHGKAKQLPLAARYLDGVTLSSNSSTLGTLLKRGFGPAHGHGLLLLMDGTESSARITATALEHGWQVIHAPEGGSALTNADVELGERSSVFNDGIRFAPDLAPVDVFNRFCRRLAREADQPVGAGRSIPTSCRLVELLSHSTPETSRRWSANNSLPGLAVPIGRGLEGVRTLDLQNDGPHLLVAGTTGSGKSELLRSITVALALSYAPDRINFLFVDFKGGSGLGPLTGLPHCVGMLTDLSSHELQRALQSLRAEIKFREQSLAIVQAPDLTSFRATSAGRASPLPHLVIVIDEFRMLVEDAPESLRELMRIAAIGRSLGIHLIMATQRPQGALTADIRANVTTSIALRVQSEMESVDIINSKAAAGIGVDTPGRAYLARGTEVPLEFQAGSLTAGAIRSEPAGISVWLASEYIDAPAVLGGSGSARHEPTPAEATAPLIASMSALWETMNRPAIRKPIAAPLPCLLPEPAGSSTPGTAEGDADDDDGASDRTKADAGATNWSVTLGLMDLPAEQRTAPLIWEPAGHGHLALIGGPESGVPEAIRLAVLGLASHARESHLYVLDPDRSFVGLASHCRVGATAGLHELRRAVRILERLAREQSLRLGRPAGDDDMPLVLVIAGWGSWLSALRAGPLAWAEDVLHDLVRDGNRAGITVIISGHRELVTSRFFPAIPNRVYFPTGSSEDSRIAWPKLPPTAPAVGRGVAVGALSGGRTTVCQFYTAAGAEAADPGVAQAPEPSPRRRPFRVEPLPAVVPAARILNRAAPQIQAEPKGRIPPGQRVLRIGVGGDELEPISVRAPAGGVLAVLGGPSSGKSSFLRLLPNVNPEAGPWLMPEQDTEPGAYWSGILRQATTGGLERNSVALVDDADLLLQDVTRDLADLNTLGITVVMTVGYSPILAQRVPLALQARNLGCGILIAPRTFMDGDLLGVRFEAEPNPPPGRSVLIQNGRATAVQLGWVPPDQLKDGLAA, from the coding sequence GTGGAGCTGACCATTGAGGGTCCGCACGGGGCTGCCGGTGCGGAACTGCAGGCCGCGCTGGCGGCAAATTTCGGGACCGGAATTGTCTCTGTCGGCAGCCAGAACGTTGCTGAGCTCAGGCTCGGACGTCCTCCGCTTGTCAACGGAGCCACGCTCGTCGACGGGGCGGACCTCACAGCGCGCAGGTTCCGGCCGCGCACCTCCGAGCCTCCGGCGTCACTGGCATTGGCCGTCCACAGCGGTTCCGGCGCGGGGACGGTTGTGCCGCTGCGGCGGGGCACGTACACAATCGGCCGTAGCAATGCCGACATTCTCATCCCAGACGCCGACGTTTCGCGGGCCCACGCACACCTGGTGGTCACCGAGACAGCCATCACGATTGTTGATCTGGACAGCGCCAACGGCACCGATGTGGACGGCGAGCGCGTGCGGAATGCCGTGATTTCGACGGGCTCCACCATTCGTTGTGGCAACTCCACCATGTCGTTGGTGTTCCTTGAGCGTTCGGGTGACGGCCTGGCGGACGCGGGCATGGATGTCCACGAGCCGTTGGTTATCAGCCGGCGCGACGATCCCATGAACCGCGCCGCACTGCTTCTGACGGCTGTGCTGCCGGTGGTCATTGGTGTGGGGCTTGCCGTCGTAACCGGAATGTGGATGTTCCTGGCTTTCACGGCCGTCTCGGCGATCTCCATCCTGGTGCCGGTGATCGGCGGGCGCCGGCAACGCCGCGAACTCGCTGCCGCGGTCAGGGCCGCGGTCACCCAGGACCAGGAACGACGACGGCGGGCCGCGCCGCCGCTCTCGGACCTGACCATCGGGGATCCAACAGGGAGGGACCGTGCCGGGCCGCGCACCAACGAGGGCATCTGGCTGCGGCTGGGCCAGGCAATCCAGCCGGCCAACCTCCGGTTCGAGCCCAGGGATCCGGGACGCGCTGTCCCTTCAGCCGGCATGCTGCCACTAACGTTGAGTCCGGCCAGACCCCTCACCACCATCCGCGGGCCACGCGCCGCCGTCGACGGGCTGGTGCGCTCACTCCTGATGCAGATTGCCGGTTATCCGCTGGGCCGGAATACCCGGGTGGTCGTCCATGGCAAGGCGAAGCAGCTCCCCCTGGCCGCACGGTATCTGGACGGCGTCACCCTTTCCAGTAACTCGAGTACCCTCGGGACCCTGCTTAAGCGAGGCTTCGGACCTGCCCATGGACACGGCCTGCTCCTTCTTATGGACGGCACGGAGTCCTCGGCCAGGATCACGGCAACGGCCTTGGAACACGGGTGGCAGGTCATCCATGCCCCCGAAGGCGGGTCCGCGCTGACGAATGCTGACGTAGAACTCGGTGAACGCTCGTCTGTGTTCAATGACGGCATCCGATTCGCTCCTGATCTGGCGCCCGTTGACGTCTTCAACAGGTTTTGCCGTCGACTGGCGCGGGAGGCAGACCAGCCAGTTGGTGCGGGACGGTCCATCCCCACGTCCTGCCGGCTTGTAGAGCTGCTCTCCCACTCCACGCCCGAAACATCCAGGCGGTGGTCAGCAAACAACAGCTTGCCCGGGCTTGCCGTTCCCATCGGGCGCGGTCTTGAGGGTGTCCGGACACTCGATCTCCAAAACGACGGACCCCACCTGCTGGTCGCCGGGACCACTGGCTCAGGAAAATCCGAACTCCTGCGCAGCATCACGGTTGCTCTCGCCCTCAGCTACGCGCCGGACCGCATCAACTTCCTCTTTGTGGATTTCAAGGGCGGCTCCGGACTCGGACCCCTGACCGGGCTCCCGCACTGTGTGGGTATGCTCACCGACCTGAGCAGCCATGAGCTCCAACGCGCCCTGCAGTCCCTCCGCGCCGAGATCAAATTCCGGGAACAGAGCCTTGCGATAGTTCAGGCACCGGACCTGACGTCATTCCGGGCAACGTCGGCGGGCCGCGCGTCGCCGCTCCCCCATCTTGTAATTGTCATAGATGAATTCCGGATGCTGGTGGAGGATGCTCCCGAATCGCTCCGGGAATTGATGAGGATCGCCGCCATCGGCCGTTCCTTGGGTATCCACCTGATCATGGCCACACAACGGCCCCAGGGCGCGCTGACGGCCGACATCCGCGCCAACGTCACCACCAGCATCGCGTTGCGCGTCCAGTCGGAGATGGAATCCGTGGACATCATCAATTCGAAAGCCGCGGCCGGGATCGGCGTCGATACTCCGGGCCGGGCTTACCTGGCCCGCGGAACGGAGGTTCCGCTGGAGTTCCAGGCCGGATCCCTGACAGCCGGAGCCATCCGATCCGAACCCGCCGGAATCTCGGTATGGTTGGCCTCCGAGTACATCGATGCCCCTGCAGTGCTGGGGGGTTCCGGATCCGCCAGGCACGAACCGACGCCTGCCGAGGCAACCGCCCCGTTAATAGCTTCCATGTCCGCGTTGTGGGAGACCATGAACCGTCCGGCCATCCGGAAGCCGATTGCTGCACCGCTCCCCTGTCTCCTCCCCGAACCTGCAGGCTCGTCCACCCCCGGGACCGCAGAAGGCGACGCTGACGACGACGATGGCGCCAGTGACAGGACCAAGGCCGACGCCGGTGCCACCAATTGGTCCGTGACGCTCGGCCTGATGGACCTGCCTGCCGAACAGAGAACCGCACCCTTGATCTGGGAACCTGCCGGCCACGGACACCTGGCCCTTATTGGCGGACCGGAATCAGGAGTGCCCGAGGCCATCCGGCTGGCAGTCCTCGGCTTGGCATCCCACGCCCGCGAATCCCACTTGTATGTGCTGGACCCGGACAGGTCGTTCGTGGGGTTGGCTTCCCACTGCAGGGTGGGCGCCACGGCAGGACTGCACGAGCTTCGCCGTGCCGTACGCATCCTGGAGCGTCTGGCACGGGAGCAGTCACTCCGGCTGGGACGTCCCGCCGGTGACGACGACATGCCGCTCGTGCTCGTGATCGCTGGCTGGGGATCCTGGCTCTCGGCCTTACGTGCCGGGCCGTTGGCGTGGGCCGAAGACGTTCTCCATGACCTTGTCCGGGATGGAAACCGGGCCGGTATCACGGTGATCATCTCGGGACACCGGGAACTGGTCACTTCCAGGTTCTTCCCAGCCATTCCCAACCGGGTGTACTTCCCGACCGGATCCAGCGAGGACAGCCGGATTGCCTGGCCGAAACTGCCTCCGACAGCGCCCGCGGTGGGAAGGGGCGTCGCTGTGGGCGCGCTGTCGGGTGGAAGAACTACAGTCTGCCAGTTCTACACGGCTGCCGGCGCTGAGGCCGCAGATCCGGGGGTAGCCCAAGCGCCGGAGCCCTCCCCGCGGCGTCGACCATTCCGAGTGGAGCCCCTGCCGGCCGTGGTTCCGGCGGCCCGGATCCTGAACCGGGCGGCCCCTCAGATCCAAGCTGAACCGAAAGGCAGGATCCCGCCGGGGCAGCGCGTCCTCCGCATCGGCGTAGGCGGCGACGAACTTGAACCGATATCCGTCCGGGCTCCCGCGGGTGGAGTGCTGGCCGTGCTGGGCGGCCCTTCGTCTGGCAAGTCGTCTTTTCTCCGGCTCCTGCCAAACGTCAACCCTGAAGCAGGACCGTGGCTTATGCCGGAGCAGGACACCGAACCGGGTGCCTATTGGTCCGGGATCCTGCGCCAAGCCACCACGGGCGGCCTGGAACGGAACTCGGTGGCATTGGTTGACGATGCGGACCTGCTGCTGCAGGACGTCACCCGTGACCTTGCCGACCTCAACACGCTAGGAATCACGGTGGTTATGACCGTGGGATACAGTCCGATACTCGCCCAGCGGGTTCCACTGGCGCTCCAGGCACGCAACTTGGGCTGCGGCATCCTGATCGCGCCCCGGACCTTTATGGACGGAGACCTCTTAGGGGTCCGCTTCGAGGCGGAACCCAACCCGCCACCGGGACGGAGCGTTCTCATCCAGAACGGCCGCGCCACCGCCGTCCAGCTGGGCTGGGTACCGCCGGATCAGTTGAAGGACGGATTGGCCGCCTAA